CCACCGCcatttcttgatttttatttggattttgtcGAATTGGACTTTATGTGCTCCGGTCATGATAATGGGTCGAGGCAACAAgaattaaaggaaaaaaaagccACTTGTTAAGCCACCAATGAAACACTAAAGATGTTTCTtaagttttctttattttcatataaacaagattttatatgatttactcttattttataattttgtgaGAACTCAGAAgcatatatgtttgtaaatattctttttgtttGTAATCGCGAGAAGTTGCATTGATAGGTTAGTTTATGTTTCGAAggttttgttttcaattttgatgaatttaatttctaattttgatttGGTTGTGGATCAAAATGTTGGTGAACCGGTAGATGAAATgagaaattaaaaaagtaataattaatGATGTGTAATTTCCATGTAAtcaataaatatgtttaaaaaatagaaactaagttttaaaattatttttaaccgGCTACTTGTACGGAACtccataaaataaattttaatcgTTTTTCTTCCCTcgaatagaatttttttttgttcaagcCCCAAAAAAGTTTTCAGTGACAAGTTGAAGGGCTTTTCAAGTAATTAGACCTTTAATTAATAGTCTAAGGTGATGTTTGTTTGTGACTTAATAAGTTAAGacatgacttaatcaaaaatacttaatccattaagttattaaaagtgtttgttttcttgacctaataaataaaaaacaactgtattgacttaatccatataaacattatttattaattcagccacttaatcaattcattcacttaatgattaaaaaaacaaacaagccCTAATATAATGATAGGACATGCTCATGTAGCAAGCCCGATTCTATTTGGGTTTGCGGGTTCCTTATGGGGAATAGCTATTATATGAACCGGTTGTttacaagtaaaataaatgAGGGTTTAATATGACACGATCATTTATAAAGTCGGGTTCTATTCAAGGAGTGAATTTAATATGACTCGGTTTTTTAGGTAAGCGGGTTCCATTTGGGAGGTTCTATTTAGATTTAtgtagtaataaaatttagtttattacaaagataaagattttctatattaatttaatcgatactattaaacaaattattatctttttacGTAAAAAGTTTAATAGTTTGATCATCTTTAAGTTAGTATTTCAATTTAATGTTCAACTTTTAGACTAAAAGCTCGACAAACAAATCGTTATTTACAAACAATGAAATTTTCCTTACAAATCATTATCTACATAatcttaaacataaaaaatgaaatgtttctTGAGAGCAactaacaaaatattttatactcCAAATATCAAGAAATCCAATCTAAAAtcaccaaaacaaaaaacatcacataactaaaaaaaaacttgacttAAACTTTAAGACACCAATAAACAgaaatatatatctatcaaaaatccatctATATCCAGTTTATATATCCAAATTGAGGTGCTATCACTatccaaaataagtatttacgTATTATAGTGGACCACGATTGAGGTTCTAATTTACAGCACTATTTGATTTTAAACGTGTGGTTTTTTCTATGCAAGAATTCGTTTTCCTCTCACATTATAGAATTAGAATTTAGATATTTGACAATTTCAGTATTTGAGTCCATATATATtaagagattattattattattagctcTATTTAATGATGGCTTCTAGTTTGATTTCACTACTTCAAATACAAAAGTTAAACAAATCTATCACAATCGATTTATAGATATTTCAGACTTTCAGTTCATATATTCTGAAGGTTTTACAAGCATAAAGATTGTGTCCAAAGGCATAAGGGTCACTGTTGAATGTATAGAGATTACTGCTAAAGTTATGAATGTGTGTTACATTCGGAACAGACGAGAAATAAGGATGCGAAATGCAAATTCacatgaagttttttttttgttggggaTGATTGTAAAAAAACACCAAATTGAATGTAATCAAATATGTCAAATTCTATAACGATCAACAGACTGAAAGGCGTTTAGCGTATTGGTTTTGGAATAGTAATATCGATCATGACAAAGGTCGTAAACTTATACGGTGGATGGCACGGTGGGATTTTGAAATGGATATCTTGACTAAGCTGATCAGTTGGACAATTGGGGATTGGCTTTAAACGAAATTATGGATAACCAATATTGCTACTAGAAAAGACTTTATAACCCAAATCTTACGTTTAGAAACAATTATTGACCACAAAATAGTGAGAAATAAGTCGATTTCAATCAACTTTTTTTCTATAGAAATTTCTTCCATCATCTATGTTCTAAGGTCTATATGGACTCAAGGTTCCAACATTATAACTGatcacaaaaattttaattctaGTTAACTTAATAATGTTCCACtacaaaaatattgaaaatttattgATACATGTCAATTAAAAGTTGGAAATTTTGCACAGTTGGACTATGACTTTACATGGAACCCAAATGTTACGTTTAGAAACGATTATTGAGTATTGACCACAAATTAATGAGAAAGAAGTACACTTGCAATAGCAAATTCTTGGAATATATATTGCATATATAGTGTGggttctctttatatatatatatccaaatcaTTATTATTAGACAGACTCATTGCAATGCAGATAAAGAAAATGAGTAATTCAAAGATGGTTTGctctgtttttcttttcttatcttttcAAATCTCTTTTGTTTCTTCTTCCTCTTATTTTAATACCAGCTTAACTACTCACAAATGCTCAGCTCAACAGACCCTTGATTTGCTTCTCTTCAAACAAAACATTTCCGTCCTCGCCATGAGTTACACAGACTTTCGTGACATGTGTCCCGGTTCTGGATATGATCCGATTACGAAGAACTGGAACAAAGATATAGATTGCTGCAACTGGGACGGTGTCGAATGCGACCACTCCACAGGTGACATAATAGGTCTTGATCTTAGCTGTGGCATGCTACAAGGTATCATCCACCCTAACACCACCCTTTTTAACCTTCCTCGCCTCCAGAGACTTAACATAGCGtacaatgattttgatgattcCCAATTTCCACGTGAAATCGCAAGGTTTTCTCATAGTCTAACACATCTCAACATCTCTCAATGTGGTTTTACTGGCCAGATGCCGTCAGAGATCTCATTTCTCTCTAAACTGGTTTCCATTGATCTCTCTAACAATTTGCCTGGTTTCCAAATTCAACCTAATGCTTTCAATAATCTACTGCAAAACTGTAGTCGTTTGAGAGAGCTCGTGATGGGGAATGTTAATATCTCTTGGGTTTTACCGGCTTACCTTAATATATCTTCTTCTCTAGAATCACTCGATCTTCATGGAACTGGTTTGCAAGGGAAATTACCTTACAACATGGTGGGATCCCTTCCGGAATCCCTAGCAAACCTAACGCACCTAATTACGCTAGATTTAAGTTATAACATGCTTAGCGGAACCTTGCCTTCATGGTTGTTTACCTTTCCCTCACTAGAAAACATTTATCTTGATAACAACATGTTTACTGGAGGCTTGCCATCAAATTGGCTCTACCTTCAATCATTACGGACATTAACCCTTAGTGGAAATCAGTTTGATGGCGAGGTCAATCAAGGCTCCACTATACCACCATCCTTTACCCAACTCATCAACCTCTCTGTCCTTGACCTTTCATATAACAAGTTCATAGGTATATGGGATTTGGATACCTTGTTTTCAAGCATACCAAAACTTATATATCTCCAACTCTCGTACAGTGGCTTATCTGTAATGTCCAATAATTCCAATTGGTACGCCAACCCTGCTTTTAAGCGGTTAGGTTTGGCATCTTGCAACCTCACAATGTTCCCGAAGTCCTTACGAGCCATGATAAATGTTGCATATCTAGATTTATCTAATAACGAGATCCATGGCGACGTTCCTGATTGGGCAGGAGAGATAGGAGGAAATGCACTGTCTCATTTAAATCTTTCACATAACTCCATAACAAGCTTACCCCAATTTCAGTGGAATCGATTAGAAGATCTAGACCTACAGTCCAACATGATTCAAGGACCATTCCCTCTATCCATTTGCAACATGagttatttatattacttaGATATGTCGCATAATAGCTTCGGTGGAAGTATTCCACAATGTTTGAGAGATATCAGCGGGCTTCAGCTCATAGATCTAAGGACCAATCATTTTCATGGAACCATTCCAAGTTTTTGTGAGAATCACACAGATATACGTGGGCTATTCTTGAATGGAAATCGATTACAAGGAGCGCTTCCCACTTCTTTGCCCAGCTGTGAATGGTTGGAAATACTTGATGTTGGAAACAACCACCTAAATGGCACATTCCCCGGTTGGTTAGGAGGTCTTGTGAACCTCCGGGTTCTTATATTGAAATCAAATAATTTTCATGGTCGCATTGAAATCCCTTCGCCAGTTAAACTTACTTTTCCAAGTCTAATAGTCTTTGACTTATCTCACAACACGTTTGAAGGTCATCTCCCCGATATTTATTTTCAGAATTTTATTTCCATGAAAGATGTTCCAGAAAAGGAAACAAAACCGAACTACTTGAGCTTGATTGGATTATATTTTTACACTATCATTGTTACAGTGAAAGGTTATGATCTCCAATTTACAAAAATTTTGGATGACTACATGATTGTTGATCTATCCAATAACAAATTTACAGGAGATATTCCGAACGTTATTGGTACTCTTGAGTCACTGATAACACTTAACTTATCCCACAACAACCTCAACGGTCGAATTCCCGATGCTCTTGGAAATCTTTCGGAGATGGAATCATTAGACCTATCTTGGAACCAACTCACTGGAGAGATCCCTCAAAGTCTTGCAGGAATAACTGCTCTTTCAGTTTTAAACCTTTCACAAAACCATCTTGTGGGACGTATTCCAGAAGGAACACAGTTCGGGTCGTTTGAAAACTCATTTGGAGGGAATTCGGGACTTTGTAGTGCTTTCCGATTGCTTTACCATAAAGTGGCTAATTGCTAGCTCTGATGTTGTCATCCACGTTCACTGAAACCACAGACATATGATCTTTGAAGTATAGGAAGATGAAAGACGAATGTAAGGATTGTGCAGACCACCGAATGTGGCTTACATGCTGCAGGATCGGTGATAGAGATACTGGATACGGATGTGGAACCCTATTTGGATTGCTAGCAGGATTTCTCATGTTGTCATCCGGAAGACCAAAATGGTTCGCTAAAATTTCTGATGCAGCAGAGCGTATGATCTTGAAGAGGCGTAACAAAAGAAGATACATTTACATAGGAAGCTGAAATTAGCTTGTGAATGGTACGCATTTCTTCCTATATCTCTGACTAAATTATGCAAAATGTTTTACTTTGTTGTCTTATCTTCTTCAGAAATTTCTTCTGCAGGTAAACAAGTTTGTCATATGGCTGGACCTTTTGAATTATGAAGTTGTAGAGAAACTATTGAATTACAGTggtattatcattttcttttgaattatGGAGTTGTAGAGAACCTACTGAATTAAAATAGCTTAATATAGTTGGACCTTTTTAATTATGAAGTTCAGAAGTTGTAGTGGAAAATTATTTTCAGGAGaaggttatttttatatataaacgttTTATTGTGGGTTATTAAAagcaaaatcttttattttaccCACATTGGTTTTTAGAATATTTTTGACCTTCAGGATATTCCATCAAACTTCAAGTCTCATTTCTTACATTTATATGAATAGattattaagaggatttttcaaaaatcttggATTTCACCCAAGGCATTCGTATAATTTAAGGGTAGAATAGttgtcgttctaaaaaataataatattgcaaaaaatttaaagaaaatatgaaGTTCTCTTAGAAATTTTAAGACCAACAATGAAATTTTCATTGAAAGCTAACCggaggtaaaaaaaaattaaaaaaacacactatacaaaccaaaaaatcaaaatctaaaaTGACCAAACCAAAAACATGACATAGCCAAAACACTTGACTCAAACTTTAAACCAACAAATGGACAAATCCTGCAGTATTTTG
The sequence above is drawn from the Erigeron canadensis isolate Cc75 chromosome 4, C_canadensis_v1, whole genome shotgun sequence genome and encodes:
- the LOC122596851 gene encoding receptor-like protein 9DC3; translation: MSYTDFRDMCPGSGYDPITKNWNKDIDCCNWDGVECDHSTGDIIGLDLSCGMLQGIIHPNTTLFNLPRLQRLNIAYNDFDDSQFPREIARFSHSLTHLNISQCGFTGQMPSEISFLSKLVSIDLSNNLPGFQIQPNAFNNLLQNCSRLRELVMGNVNISWVLPAYLNISSSLESLDLHGTGLQGKLPYNMVGSLPESLANLTHLITLDLSYNMLSGTLPSWLFTFPSLENIYLDNNMFTGGLPSNWLYLQSLRTLTLSGNQFDGEVNQGSTIPPSFTQLINLSVLDLSYNKFIGIWDLDTLFSSIPKLIYLQLSYSGLSVMSNNSNWYANPAFKRLGLASCNLTMFPKSLRAMINVAYLDLSNNEIHGDVPDWAGEIGGNALSHLNLSHNSITSLPQFQWNRLEDLDLQSNMIQGPFPLSICNMSYLYYLDMSHNSFGGSIPQCLRDISGLQLIDLRTNHFHGTIPSFCENHTDIRGLFLNGNRLQGALPTSLPSCEWLEILDVGNNHLNGTFPGWLGGLVNLRVLILKSNNFHGRIEIPSPVKLTFPSLIVFDLSHNTFEGHLPDIYFQNFISMKDVPEKETKPNYLSLIGLYFYTIIVTVKGYDLQFTKILDDYMIVDLSNNKFTGDIPNVIGTLESLITLNLSHNNLNGRIPDALGNLSEMESLDLSWNQLTGEIPQSLAGITALSVLNLSQNHLVGRIPEGTQFGSFENSFGGNSGLCSAFRLLYHKVANC